Proteins from a genomic interval of Burkholderia cepacia GG4:
- the fliH gene encoding flagellar assembly protein FliH yields the protein MSDSPRDRAGTLTAYQRWEMASFDPPPPPPPPDHAAATAAALAKDLQRVRDSAHAEGHAAGHVEGQARGYQAGFDQGREQGFKAGQAEAREQAAQLAALAASFREAVSSAEHDLAADLAQLALDIAQQVVRQHVKHDPAALVAAVRDVLGAEPALSGTPHLAVNPADLPVVEAYLQDDLDTLGWNVRTDATIERGGCRAHAATGEVDATLPTRWQRVAAAIGKVSAW from the coding sequence ATGTCTGATTCCCCGCGCGACCGCGCCGGCACCCTCACCGCGTACCAGCGGTGGGAGATGGCGTCGTTCGATCCGCCGCCGCCCCCGCCGCCGCCCGACCACGCGGCAGCGACCGCCGCTGCGCTCGCAAAGGACCTGCAGCGCGTGCGCGACTCAGCACATGCCGAGGGCCATGCGGCCGGTCACGTCGAAGGCCAGGCGCGCGGCTACCAGGCCGGCTTCGACCAGGGCCGCGAACAGGGCTTCAAGGCCGGCCAGGCCGAAGCGCGCGAACAGGCCGCGCAGCTCGCGGCGCTCGCCGCATCGTTCCGCGAAGCCGTGTCGAGCGCCGAGCACGATCTCGCGGCCGACCTCGCGCAGCTCGCGCTCGACATCGCGCAGCAGGTCGTGCGCCAGCACGTGAAACACGATCCCGCCGCGCTCGTCGCGGCCGTGCGCGACGTGCTCGGTGCCGAGCCGGCGTTGTCCGGCACGCCGCATCTCGCGGTCAATCCGGCCGACCTGCCCGTCGTCGAAGCCTATCTGCAGGACGATCTCGATACGCTCGGCTGGAACGTACGCACCGACGCGACGATCGAGCGCGGCGGCTGCCGCGCGCACGCAGCGACGGGCGAGGTCGACGCGACGCTGCCCACCCGCTGGCAGCGCGTCGCCGCCGCGATCGGCAAGGTGAGCGCATGGTGA
- the fliI gene encoding flagellar protein export ATPase FliI: MVTPTPESILHDGMTPLERELALASFGPDSGPDSAHGATPHAASACGDAPRAPHNPHLAHWRTHLNGLAARSHRALPLRPCGRLTRAAGLVLEAIGLRLSVGAECTIELPPGSTLPHAEAEVVGFSGDRLFLMPTTDVAGVLPGARVWPLESAPVADPLAGAKRLPVGWEMLGRVVDASGRPLDGLGPLASKVDAPLSAPSINPLDREPIHHVLDVGVRAINALLTVGRGQRMGLFAGSGVGKSVLLGTMARYTSAEVIVIGLIGERGREVKEFIEQILGEDGLARSVVVAAPADVSPLLRMQGAAYATSLAEYFRDQGKHVLLLMDSLTRYAMAQREIALAIGEPPATKGYPPSVFAKLPALVERTGNGPEGGGSITAFYTVLTEGDDQQDPIADSARAILDGHIVLSRALAEAGHYPAIDIEASISRAMTALIDETHLDRVRHFKQMLSRYQRNRDLIAVGAYAPGRDAQLDRAIALYPRIEAFLQQGFRECAPFASSLDALDALFDVHGG, from the coding sequence ATGGTGACGCCCACGCCCGAATCGATCCTGCACGACGGGATGACGCCGCTCGAGCGCGAACTCGCGCTCGCGTCGTTCGGCCCCGACAGCGGGCCTGACAGCGCACACGGCGCCACCCCGCACGCGGCGAGCGCTTGCGGCGATGCGCCGCGCGCGCCGCACAACCCGCATCTCGCACACTGGCGCACGCACCTGAACGGGCTGGCAGCGCGCAGCCACCGCGCGCTGCCGCTGCGGCCGTGCGGGCGCCTCACGCGCGCGGCGGGCCTCGTGCTCGAGGCGATCGGGCTGCGCCTGTCGGTCGGCGCCGAATGCACGATCGAATTGCCGCCCGGCAGCACGCTGCCGCACGCGGAAGCGGAAGTCGTCGGCTTCTCCGGCGATCGCCTGTTCCTGATGCCGACCACCGACGTCGCAGGCGTCTTGCCCGGCGCGCGCGTGTGGCCGCTGGAAAGCGCGCCCGTTGCCGATCCGCTCGCCGGCGCGAAGCGGCTGCCGGTCGGCTGGGAAATGCTCGGACGCGTCGTCGATGCGTCGGGCCGCCCGCTCGACGGCCTGGGCCCGCTCGCGTCGAAGGTCGACGCGCCGCTGTCGGCGCCGTCGATCAACCCGCTCGATCGCGAACCGATCCACCACGTGCTCGACGTCGGCGTGCGCGCGATCAACGCGCTGCTCACCGTCGGCCGCGGGCAGCGGATGGGCCTGTTCGCCGGCTCCGGCGTCGGCAAGTCGGTGCTGCTCGGCACGATGGCGCGCTACACCAGCGCGGAAGTGATCGTGATCGGGCTGATCGGCGAACGCGGCCGCGAAGTGAAGGAATTCATCGAGCAGATCCTCGGCGAGGACGGACTCGCGCGCTCGGTCGTCGTCGCGGCGCCGGCCGACGTGTCGCCGCTGCTGCGGATGCAGGGCGCGGCCTACGCGACCTCGCTCGCCGAGTATTTCCGCGACCAGGGCAAGCACGTGCTGCTGCTGATGGATTCGCTGACGCGCTACGCGATGGCGCAGCGCGAGATCGCGCTCGCGATCGGCGAGCCGCCCGCGACCAAGGGCTATCCGCCATCGGTGTTCGCCAAGCTGCCCGCGCTCGTCGAGCGCACCGGCAACGGGCCCGAGGGCGGCGGTTCGATCACCGCGTTCTACACGGTGCTGACCGAAGGCGACGACCAGCAGGACCCGATCGCCGATTCGGCGCGCGCGATCCTCGACGGCCACATCGTGCTGTCACGCGCGCTCGCCGAGGCCGGTCACTATCCGGCGATCGACATCGAGGCATCGATCAGCCGCGCGATGACCGCGCTGATCGACGAAACGCATCTCGACCGCGTGCGGCACTTCAAGCAGATGCTGTCGCGCTACCAGCGCAATCGCGACCTGATCGCGGTCGGCGCCTATGCGCCCGGCCGCGACGCCCAGCTCGACCGCGCGATCGCGCTCTATCCGCGCATCGAGGCGTTCCTGCAACAGGGCTTTCGCGAATGCGCGCCGTTCGCGTCGAGTCTGGACGCGCTCGATGCCCTGTTCGACGTACACGGAGGCTGA
- a CDS encoding GMC family oxidoreductase, whose product MQYDYIIVGGGSGGSSLASRLADACPDATIALIEAGSHTERNLLVNMPVGIAALVPFKLGTNYGYETVPQPGLGGRRGYQPRGRGMGGSSAINAMIYTRGHPGDYDEWAQLGATGWGWQDVLPYFRRAEGNARGADAWHGADGPLTVSDLRFRNPFSERFIQAAHAAGYPLNDDFNGATQEGVGFYQVTHRDGSRCSVARAYIYGCNRPNLHVITDATVLRVGFDGKRAVGVAVSRNGRVETLGARAEVILSAGAFNSPQLLMCSGIGPAEQLRRHGIAVVQDAPDVGTNLIDHIDFIINTRVNSSELVGICLRGIAKMTPALARYFSSRTGMMTSNVAEAGGFIKSDPSLDRPDLQLHFCTALVDDHNRKMHWGFGYSLHVCALRPFSRGTVALASGDARDAPLIDPRFFSDTRDLDLLVRGAQAMRRILSQAPLASQGGRELYTRADQSEAELRATIVAHADTIYHPVGTCRMGSDARAVVDPQLRVRGVEGLRVVDASVMPTLIGGNTNAPSVMIGERAADFIVAARRGGVPRGEAAAAVHGR is encoded by the coding sequence ATGCAATACGACTACATCATCGTGGGCGGAGGGTCGGGCGGGTCGAGCCTCGCCAGCCGCCTCGCCGATGCATGCCCCGACGCGACGATCGCGCTGATCGAGGCCGGCTCGCACACGGAGCGCAACCTGCTGGTCAACATGCCGGTGGGGATCGCGGCGCTCGTGCCGTTCAAGCTCGGCACGAACTACGGTTACGAGACGGTGCCGCAACCGGGCCTCGGCGGCCGCCGCGGCTACCAGCCGCGCGGACGCGGAATGGGTGGCTCGAGCGCGATCAACGCGATGATCTACACGCGCGGCCACCCGGGCGACTACGACGAGTGGGCACAACTCGGCGCGACGGGCTGGGGCTGGCAGGACGTGCTGCCGTATTTCCGCCGCGCGGAAGGCAACGCGCGCGGTGCCGACGCATGGCACGGCGCGGACGGCCCGTTGACGGTGTCCGACCTGCGCTTTCGTAATCCGTTCTCCGAACGATTCATCCAGGCCGCGCATGCGGCCGGCTACCCGCTCAACGACGATTTCAACGGCGCGACGCAGGAAGGCGTCGGCTTCTATCAGGTCACGCACCGCGACGGCTCGCGCTGCAGCGTCGCGCGAGCGTACATCTACGGCTGCAACCGGCCGAACCTGCACGTGATCACCGATGCGACGGTGCTGCGCGTGGGCTTCGACGGCAAGCGCGCGGTCGGCGTCGCGGTGTCGCGCAACGGACGCGTCGAGACGCTCGGCGCGCGCGCGGAAGTGATCCTGTCGGCGGGCGCGTTCAATTCGCCGCAACTGCTGATGTGCTCGGGGATCGGTCCGGCGGAGCAGTTGCGCCGGCACGGGATCGCGGTCGTGCAGGATGCGCCGGACGTCGGCACCAACCTCATCGACCACATCGACTTCATCATCAACACGCGCGTGAATTCGTCGGAGCTGGTCGGCATCTGCCTGCGCGGGATCGCGAAGATGACGCCGGCGCTCGCACGCTACTTCTCGAGCCGCACGGGGATGATGACGAGCAACGTCGCGGAGGCCGGCGGCTTCATCAAGAGCGATCCATCGCTCGATCGTCCGGACCTGCAGCTGCATTTCTGCACGGCGCTCGTCGACGACCACAACCGCAAGATGCACTGGGGCTTCGGCTATTCGCTGCACGTCTGCGCGCTGCGGCCGTTCAGCCGCGGCACGGTTGCGCTCGCGAGCGGCGACGCGCGCGATGCGCCGCTGATCGATCCGCGCTTCTTCAGCGACACGCGCGACCTCGACCTGCTCGTGCGCGGCGCGCAGGCGATGCGCCGGATCCTGTCGCAGGCGCCGCTCGCGTCGCAGGGCGGGCGCGAGCTGTACACGCGGGCGGACCAGAGCGAAGCCGAGCTGCGCGCGACCATCGTCGCGCACGCCGACACGATCTATCACCCGGTCGGCACCTGCCGGATGGGTTCGGATGCGCGCGCGGTCGTGGATCCGCAACTGCGCGTGCGGGGCGTCGAAGGATTGCGCGTGGTGGACGCGTCGGTGATGCCGACGCTGATCGGCGGGAACACGAATGCGCCGTCGGTGATGATCGGCGAACGCGCGGCGGACTTCATCGTCGCGGCCCGCCGCGGCGGCGTGCCGCGCGGCGAGGCGGCCGCGGCGGTGCACGGCCGCTGA
- the fliF gene encoding flagellar basal-body MS-ring/collar protein FliF: protein MDSQANSLINPDARTGLASPVPGATAAAALPGAGADFGFGGFAERIPGISRMKGNPKLPFVIAVAFAIAAITALVLWSRAPDYRVLYSNLSDRDGGAIITALQQANVPYKFADAGGAILVPSSQVHETRLKLAAMGLPKGGSVGFELMDNQKFGISQFAEQVNYQRALEGELQRTIESINAVRGARVHLAIPKPSVFVRDKEAPSASVFVDLYPGRVLDEGQVQAITRMVSSGVPDMPAKNVTIVDQDGNLLTQSASASGLDASQLKYVQQVERNTQKRIDAILAPIFGTGNARSQVSADVDFSKLEQTSESYGPNGTPQQTAIRSQQTSSATELAQGGASGVPGALSNTPPQPASAPIVAGNGQTGPQSTPVSDRKDQTTNYELDKTIRHVEQPMGSVKRLSVAVVVNYQPVADAKGHVTMQPLPPAKLAQIEQLVKDAMGYDEKRGDSVNVVNSAFSTVNDPYADLPWWRQPDMIEMAKEAAKWLGVAAAAAALYFMFVRPAMRRAFPPPQPAAPALAAPSDPVALDGLPSPDKAGEPDPLLLGFENEKHRYERNLDYARTIARQDPKIVATVVKNWVSDER from the coding sequence ATGGATTCGCAGGCCAACTCGCTGATCAACCCCGACGCCCGCACGGGCCTCGCCAGCCCGGTGCCAGGCGCCACCGCGGCCGCCGCGTTGCCGGGCGCGGGCGCAGACTTCGGGTTCGGCGGCTTCGCGGAACGGATTCCCGGCATCTCGCGCATGAAGGGCAACCCGAAGCTGCCGTTCGTGATCGCCGTCGCGTTCGCGATCGCCGCGATCACCGCGCTCGTGCTGTGGAGCCGCGCGCCCGACTACCGCGTGCTGTACAGCAACCTGTCGGACCGCGACGGCGGCGCGATCATCACCGCGCTCCAGCAGGCAAACGTTCCCTACAAGTTCGCCGATGCCGGCGGCGCGATCCTCGTGCCGTCGAGCCAGGTGCATGAGACGCGCCTGAAGCTCGCCGCGATGGGCCTGCCCAAGGGCGGCTCGGTCGGCTTCGAGCTGATGGACAACCAGAAATTCGGCATCAGCCAGTTCGCCGAGCAGGTGAATTACCAGCGCGCGCTCGAAGGCGAGCTGCAACGCACGATCGAATCGATCAACGCGGTGCGCGGCGCGCGCGTGCATCTCGCGATCCCGAAGCCGTCGGTGTTCGTGCGCGACAAGGAAGCGCCGAGCGCGTCGGTGTTCGTCGACCTCTACCCGGGCCGCGTGCTCGACGAGGGCCAGGTGCAGGCGATCACGCGGATGGTGTCGTCCGGTGTGCCCGACATGCCCGCGAAGAACGTGACGATCGTCGACCAGGACGGCAACCTGCTGACGCAGTCCGCCTCGGCGTCCGGCCTCGACGCGAGCCAGCTCAAGTACGTGCAACAGGTCGAGCGCAACACGCAGAAGCGCATCGACGCGATCCTCGCGCCGATCTTCGGCACCGGCAACGCGCGCTCGCAGGTCAGCGCGGACGTCGATTTCTCGAAGCTCGAGCAGACCTCGGAAAGCTACGGCCCGAACGGCACGCCCCAGCAGACCGCGATCCGCAGCCAGCAGACCAGCAGCGCGACCGAGCTCGCGCAGGGCGGCGCCTCGGGCGTGCCGGGCGCGCTGTCGAACACGCCGCCGCAGCCGGCCTCCGCGCCGATCGTCGCGGGCAACGGCCAGACCGGGCCGCAGTCGACGCCCGTCAGCGACCGCAAGGACCAGACGACCAACTACGAGCTCGACAAGACGATCCGCCATGTCGAACAGCCGATGGGCAGCGTGAAGCGGCTGTCGGTCGCCGTCGTCGTCAACTACCAGCCGGTCGCCGACGCGAAGGGCCACGTGACGATGCAGCCGCTGCCGCCCGCGAAGCTCGCGCAGATCGAGCAGCTCGTGAAGGACGCGATGGGCTACGACGAGAAGCGCGGCGACTCGGTGAACGTCGTGAACAGCGCGTTCTCGACCGTGAACGACCCGTACGCCGACCTGCCGTGGTGGCGCCAGCCGGACATGATCGAGATGGCGAAGGAAGCCGCGAAGTGGCTCGGCGTCGCGGCGGCCGCGGCGGCGCTCTACTTCATGTTCGTGCGCCCGGCGATGCGCCGCGCGTTCCCGCCGCCCCAGCCCGCCGCACCGGCGCTCGCGGCGCCGAGCGATCCGGTCGCGCTCGACGGCCTGCCCTCGCCGGACAAGGCCGGCGAGCCCGATCCGCTGCTGCTCGGCTTCGAGAACGAGAAGCACCGCTACGAACGCAACCTCGACTACGCGCGCACGATCGCCCGCCAGGATCCGAAGATCGTCGCCACCGTCGTGAAGAACTGGGTGTCCGATGAACGCTGA
- a CDS encoding flagellar hook-length control protein FliK, whose protein sequence is MPPLPLLGALLDTAGAALKAVRDAGSSSAATPSAGNDAAPGAAAVPFAQTLKQSIVTRHDAANAGNPDVTSKQAASTPAAGTKPSGTDDDKSTDDANATTANPDAAALAAAAAVQAQLQARMNDAAPASADAATAAAAAAQTTALSGQPDATAALTGHAGKDAAAEPAVPASGRDALPTALAKLTGGSGAIAMPATGAAAPAATLSASATAAPLTPKVPTFDHTLADAKGALAAQQTPTQAAAQALQPGAPGQPAAQHAFAATEEAASPTADASVAAATTAAAAAAAQANQQAAPVANTIAAANTHVLAPHVGTADWTDALSQKVVFLSNAHQQSAELTLNPPDLGPLQVVLRVADNHAHALFVSQHPQVRDAVEAALPKLREAMEAGGLGLGSATVSDGGFASQQQNPQQRFAGGQQSPRARAGSSTVDAPVDAAQSAAAGAIVSRAGLVDTFA, encoded by the coding sequence ATGCCTCCCCTGCCCCTGCTCGGCGCGCTGCTCGACACCGCCGGCGCCGCACTCAAGGCCGTCCGCGACGCCGGTTCGTCCAGCGCCGCCACCCCGTCCGCCGGCAACGATGCCGCACCCGGCGCGGCGGCCGTGCCGTTCGCGCAGACGCTGAAGCAAAGCATCGTCACGCGGCATGACGCAGCGAACGCCGGCAATCCCGACGTCACATCGAAGCAGGCAGCGTCGACGCCGGCCGCCGGCACGAAGCCGTCCGGCACCGACGACGACAAGTCGACCGACGACGCAAACGCCACCACCGCCAATCCCGATGCCGCCGCGCTCGCCGCGGCAGCCGCCGTGCAGGCACAACTGCAGGCGCGCATGAACGATGCGGCACCGGCCAGCGCCGATGCCGCCACCGCTGCCGCCGCCGCCGCGCAAACGACGGCCTTATCCGGCCAGCCGGATGCCACGGCCGCGCTGACCGGTCATGCAGGCAAGGACGCGGCCGCCGAGCCGGCCGTGCCGGCGTCGGGCCGCGACGCGCTGCCGACGGCGCTTGCGAAGCTGACCGGCGGCTCTGGGGCGATCGCGATGCCCGCGACGGGCGCGGCAGCACCGGCGGCGACGCTTTCCGCATCGGCCACCGCCGCACCGCTGACGCCGAAAGTCCCGACCTTCGATCACACGCTCGCCGACGCGAAAGGCGCACTCGCCGCGCAGCAGACGCCCACGCAGGCCGCCGCGCAGGCGCTGCAGCCCGGCGCACCCGGCCAGCCCGCCGCGCAGCATGCATTCGCGGCGACCGAAGAAGCCGCCAGCCCCACCGCCGACGCGTCGGTCGCGGCCGCCACAACGGCTGCGGCTGCGGCAGCCGCACAAGCGAACCAGCAGGCAGCGCCCGTCGCGAACACGATCGCAGCAGCCAACACGCATGTGCTGGCGCCGCATGTCGGCACCGCCGACTGGACCGACGCACTGAGCCAGAAGGTCGTGTTCCTGTCGAACGCGCACCAGCAGAGCGCCGAGCTGACGCTGAACCCGCCGGACCTCGGCCCGCTGCAGGTGGTGCTGCGCGTCGCCGACAACCACGCGCACGCGCTGTTCGTGTCGCAGCACCCGCAGGTGCGCGACGCGGTGGAAGCCGCGCTGCCGAAGCTGCGCGAAGCGATGGAAGCGGGCGGGCTCGGCCTGGGCAGCGCGACCGTCAGCGACGGCGGCTTCGCCTCGCAGCAGCAGAACCCGCAGCAGCGCTTCGCCGGCGGCCAGCAATCGCCGCGCGCACGCGCCGGATCGTCAACCGTCGATGCACCGGTCGACGCTGCGCAATCCGCAGCGGCCGGCGCGATCGTGAGCCGCGCGGGCCTCGTCGATACGTTCGCCTGA
- the fliJ gene encoding flagellar export protein FliJ, whose product MAHGFPLQLLLDRAQEDLDTAAKQLGTAQRDRSAAADQLDALLRYRDEYHARFAQSAQHGMPAGNLRNFQAFIDTLDAAIVQQRNVLAAAEVRIDEARPNWQQKKRTVGSYEILQARGVAQEAQRAAKREQRDADEHAAKILRMRADAARSA is encoded by the coding sequence ATGGCACACGGCTTTCCCCTTCAACTGCTGCTCGACCGTGCGCAGGAAGACCTCGACACGGCCGCGAAGCAGCTCGGCACCGCGCAGCGCGACCGCAGCGCGGCCGCCGACCAGCTCGACGCACTGCTGCGCTATCGCGACGAATACCACGCGCGCTTCGCGCAGTCCGCGCAGCACGGGATGCCGGCCGGCAACTTGCGCAATTTCCAGGCGTTCATCGATACGCTCGACGCGGCAATCGTGCAGCAGCGCAACGTGCTGGCCGCAGCCGAAGTGCGCATCGACGAGGCACGCCCGAACTGGCAACAGAAGAAGCGCACCGTCGGCTCATACGAAATCCTGCAGGCGCGCGGTGTCGCGCAGGAAGCGCAGCGCGCCGCGAAGCGCGAGCAGCGCGATGCCGACGAGCACGCCGCGAAGATCCTGCGCATGCGGGCCGACGCGGCCCGATCGGCGTAA
- the fliG gene encoding flagellar motor switch protein FliG: MNAEGLTKSALLLMSIGEEEAAEVFKFLAPREVQKIGAAMAALKNVTREQVDDVLQDFVKEAEEHTALSLDSSEYIRSVLTKALGEDKAGVLIDRILQGSDTSGIEGLKWMDSGAVAELIKNEHPQIIATILVHLDRDQASEIASCFSDRLRNDVMLRIATLDGIQPAALRELDDVLTGLLSGSDNLKRSPMGGIRTAAEILNFMTSNHEEGVLESVRQYDADLAQKIVDQMFVFENLLDLEDRAIQMVLKEVESETLIIALKGAPPALRQKFLANMSQRAAELLAEDLDARGPVRVSEVETQQRRILQIVRNLAESGQVVIGGKAEDAYV; the protein is encoded by the coding sequence ATGAACGCTGAAGGCCTGACCAAGAGCGCGCTGCTGCTGATGTCGATCGGCGAGGAAGAGGCCGCTGAAGTATTCAAGTTCCTCGCGCCGCGCGAGGTGCAGAAGATCGGCGCCGCGATGGCCGCGCTGAAGAACGTCACGCGCGAGCAGGTCGACGACGTGCTGCAGGACTTCGTCAAGGAAGCCGAGGAGCACACCGCGCTGTCGCTGGATTCGAGCGAGTACATCCGCTCGGTGCTGACGAAGGCGCTCGGCGAGGACAAGGCCGGCGTGCTGATCGACCGCATCCTGCAGGGCAGCGACACGAGCGGCATCGAGGGCCTGAAGTGGATGGACTCGGGCGCGGTCGCCGAGCTGATCAAGAACGAGCATCCGCAGATCATCGCGACGATCCTCGTGCACCTCGACCGCGACCAGGCCTCCGAGATCGCGTCGTGCTTCAGCGACCGGCTGCGCAACGACGTGATGCTGCGGATCGCGACGCTCGACGGCATCCAGCCGGCCGCGCTGCGCGAGCTCGACGACGTGCTGACCGGCCTGCTGTCCGGCAGCGACAACCTGAAGCGCAGCCCGATGGGCGGCATCCGCACCGCGGCAGAGATCCTGAACTTCATGACGAGCAATCATGAAGAGGGCGTGCTCGAAAGCGTGCGCCAGTACGATGCCGATCTCGCGCAGAAGATCGTCGACCAGATGTTCGTGTTCGAGAACCTGCTCGACCTCGAGGATCGCGCGATCCAGATGGTGCTGAAGGAAGTCGAGTCGGAAACGCTGATCATCGCGCTGAAGGGCGCGCCGCCCGCGCTGCGCCAGAAGTTCCTCGCGAACATGTCGCAACGCGCGGCCGAACTGCTCGCCGAGGATCTCGACGCGCGCGGCCCGGTACGCGTGTCCGAAGTCGAGACGCAGCAGCGCCGCATCCTGCAGATCGTCCGCAATCTCGCCGAGAGCGGCCAGGTCGTGATCGGCGGCAAGGCGGAAGACGCCTATGTCTGA